One region of Prinia subflava isolate CZ2003 ecotype Zambia chromosome 6, Cam_Psub_1.2, whole genome shotgun sequence genomic DNA includes:
- the LOC134552324 gene encoding glycerol-3-phosphate dehydrogenase 1-like protein: MSPLRVCIVGSGNWGSAIARIIGKNVQKSNRFDPTVKMWVFEEIINGRKLSEIINQEHENVKYLPGYKIPHNVVAVPDVAEAANGADILVFVLPHQFIGRICEQIAGQIKPGTFGISLIKGIDEGPDGLKLISDLIREQLKIEMSVLMGANIAKEVADEKFCETTIGCKNKTQGEIFKELMQTPNFRITVVLDSDTVELCGALKNIVAVGAGFCDGLSFGDNTKAAVIRLGLMEMVAFAKMFCKEPVSIATFLESCGVADLITTCYGGRNRKVAEAFARTGKSIEELENEMLNGQKLQGPQTSAEVYKILKQKNMVHKFPLFTTIYKICYEGRSIQDFIMCLQNHPEHM; encoded by the exons gggaTCAGCCATAGCAAGAATCATTGGCAAAAATGTCCAGAAGTCCAACAGATTTGATCCCACTGTCAAGATGTGGGTGTTTGAAGAGATCATTAATGGAAGAAAACTCTCAGAAATCATCAACCAGGAAcatgaaaatgttaaatatcTGCCTGGATACAAGATACCCCACAATGTG GTGGCTGTACCAGATGTGGCTGAAGCAGCAAATGGAGCAGATATTTTAGTGTTTGTTCTGCCACATCAATTTATTGGACGAATCTGTGAGCAGATTGCAGGGCAGATAAAACCTGGGACATTTGGGATTTCCCTGATCAAG GGGATTGATGAGGGTCCTGATGGCCTGAAGCTCATCTCTGACCTCATTCGAGAGCAACTGAAAATAGAGATGAGTGTGCTGATGGGGGCCAACATAGCCAAAGAAGTGGCTGATGAGAAGTTCTGTGAAACCACCATTG gctgcaaaaacaaaacacaagggGAAATCTTCAAAGAATTAATGCAGACCCCCAATTTCAGGATTACTGTGGTGCTCGACTCTGATACAGTGGAGCTTTGTGGAGCCTTAAAA AACATCGTGGCGGTGGGCGCGGGGTTCTGCGATGGACTGAGCTTCGGCGACAACACCAAGGCAGCAGTGATACGCCTGGGCCTCATGGAGATGGTGGCATTTGCCAAGATGTTCTGCAAGGAACCAGTGTCAATAGCCACCTTTTTGGAAAGCTGTGGGGTTGCTGATCTCATCACCACCTGCTATGGGGGACGCAACAGAAAAGTAGCGGAAGCCTTTGCTCGCACAGGAAAA TCCATTGAGGAGCTGGAAAATGAGATGCTGAACGGACAAAAGCTGCAGGGTCCTCAGACCTCAGCTGAAGTCTACAaaattctgaaacagaaaaatatggtCCATAA GTTTCCATTATTTACAACCATCTACAAGATCTGCTATGAGGGTCGATCAATCCAGGATTTCATCATGTGCCTGCAGAACCACCCAGAGCACATGTAG